gttattttgatattttaaaatttaatttaatttaatttttaaatataatgttaTGGAATAACATTGATTTTTAGAGTTTTGGACTTATTCttaatcaaaattaattaacttgtatagttaaaatatattttaacaatattttatggATTAGTTTTActgaaaaatctttttttttgggcaacattAATTtcattaactaaaaataaaaaggtttaggGTCCACCCCAATACAAGTTCGAAGTGGGGAAATTACGACCCAAAGAAAAGCCCATAACAGATGATGGGTTTTGCAAGACAGATTTGCAGAGACCATCTGGCTCAAGATTCTTTGCGCGAGAGATAGAGAAAAAAGCGATTGAGATAAACGAAGCTGCAAGACCTTTGATGCCGGCGACGACTCCAAATATCTCCTTTGGTGCTAGCTTGCTATTAAGAGCTTTGATGAGCGTTTGGTTATCCGAGAAGACAGTGAGGTCTTCGATTCCGATGAGGTTTGCATGTCGGAGACTTGATCGAACGGCGAGAGCTTCAACCAACAGAGGTGATCTAACAGAATCCATCACTTTCGATCCTTTACAGATGGTGGGTTTCTGATCTCTGAAGATCCAACCGAGACCCGAGCGTTGACTGTCTTTATTCCATGAAGCATCGGAGAAGCAGCAGATGGAGTTCTTCAGTTCCGGATCTTTGTAGTGCCACTTTGAAGCCTGTGGTTGTGCGGTTTGCTTCTGCTGAGTCGTTGATTGTGCAGCGATCCACTCTCGAGCCGAAGTCACTGTACGGAGAGCTATCTCTTTGATTGATGGGCTCTTGCCTTCGAAGATGAGTTGATTTCGGGATATCCAAATCTGCCAACAAGCCCAGGGGAGAATGTTTGTTGATATACCTGAAGGAGGGAGATAGGGTATACGTTTGAAGGCCATCAATACCGCCTCGAAGCTTTGAGAAGTAGCTAGGTGAGCTACATTGGCAAGAGGTAATAAGCTCCAGATTTTATTTGTGAACTGACAAGAGAAAAAGATATGCATAGTTGACTCACTCTCTCCACACCTTGGACAGGTTACTGTTGTATTGATGCCTCTTCTTTGTAGGTTGTTTCCCATTGGTAGAGCTCGATGAAGAATGGACCAGAGGAAGACTTTGAGCTTTGGAGAGCAGTGTTCAGACCATACAGTTTTATGCCATTCAAAGGAGGGAGTTACAACCGTTCGCGTACTCTGAGACTTGCTTCGAGTCATGGCTGAGTGATATCCAGATTTGGTTGAATAAATGCCGGACGTTAGTGGTTGCCAGATAAAAGCGTCCTCCACTCCTAATTGACTAGGTTGCAAGCAGCGAATGATCACTAGCAGTTCAGGTAATAACTCCTCAATTCTCTTTACATTCCATTGTAAGTCGGTTTTACTGAAAaatctaaatcataaattaaatagtaaaaggtttgaaaaaattggattgagaaaataattaatcGGATGACCATGGCCTACCGGATACACGGAAGAATAATCAGTATAGACGGAaagttttaaaaacaaaagtatttcctattgttttatatttaaatttttataattcaaattcTTAATAGCATATCTTTAAAACCCAGCTTCAAACTTGGGGTATTATACatcactttttatatttttttttgatgtaaCATAGTAAGGCACACTTTTTTTTACTAGTAAGGCACTTTATATATGTTGACATagaaatctaataaaataattatattaatagttTCATTTTCTCAATGGAAATATCATTAATAAACAAGATGAACATGgcatacatatttatattgatgttatgTTCCTAGTTAAATGTTTTGTGGACGAAAATAACAAACACAGGAATACAATAATGGTTCTTTTGTTATGACAGCGACCACCACAACAACACAAATGGAATGATCTAtgatattattgaaattttttttatctatttgtcatattttcataattttagataattatattatttttttggctGAGTCATTCAATCagtaatttaaataataatattattttaaaaataattatgagTAAGAGGTAAATAGAATCTATGCTATAAATCAACTTCTATAAAATCGGCCATCATGTTTcaaactaaacataaatacaaagactctgtaaaccaaattGATAATTTAACATCCATATAGACAATAAAAATTGATATCTTTGATAGAGCcgtaaaaaaaacttgaaaaagcTACCATTACTCTTCAATATATATGTACagtgaccaaaatatttttttattaaagaggCATAAacttcttatattttaaatacaagtaaaataaacaaaataaaaataaacaaaatattcttttttgtaGTTTTCTTTTCAATTCTTTTTTGAAGTTCGTAAATATTTCTgaatctattttttctttaaagttttagttttattttttatttttaaaatttttgagcCTTACTGTCTAAACTCTACCCTTTAACTCTAACCTTAAAATGATATTAGTTAACCCTaggatataaatataattttatctatttaatgaaatattttgatcatttttaatctttggaagctatatttgtgacaaaacaATTTAGGACTatcctaaatattttttttatatttatttattttctgaaatttaatatatatactagcgtttatatatttatatattatatatatatatatatatatatatattcaaatttagCTCTTTTAGCTATATATAATTTagctctatatatatattttgaaaatttaataatatatatttgatggtCGAATAACTCAATTA
This region of Raphanus sativus cultivar WK10039 unplaced genomic scaffold, ASM80110v3 Scaffold2443, whole genome shotgun sequence genomic DNA includes:
- the LOC130505629 gene encoding uncharacterized protein LOC130505629 — protein: MAFKRIPYLPPSGISTNILPWACWQIWISRNQLIFEGKSPSIKEIALRTVTSAREWIAAQSTTQQKQTAQPQASKWHYKDPELKNSICCFSDASWNKDSQRSGLGWIFRDQKPTICKGSKVMDSVRSPLLVEALAVRSSLRHANLIGIEDLTVFSDNQTLIKALNSKLAPKEIFGVVAGIKGLAASFISIAFFSISRAKNLEPDGLCKSVLQNPSSVMGFSLGRNFPTSNLYWGGP